The following are encoded in a window of Bradyrhizobium sp. WBOS07 genomic DNA:
- a CDS encoding dihydrofolate reductase family protein translates to MKPYVICLMHSSLDGRTHPSRWRPKGAGTDWFETIHEELGGDAWVIGRVTGSEFAKGKPYPTETRETFPRQNWFARRDAKAYGVVLDAQGKIGWGRSDIGGDPIVVVLTESVPDSHLAGLRGEGVSYIFAGKSEIDLALVLDILHRELGVKRPLVEGGGVANGAFLRAGLIDEFNLILSPAIDGATGAPFVFSSTEADSDKRAPIAAMTLESMRELGGGVLLLRYLIRNDPPAAGR, encoded by the coding sequence ATGAAGCCCTACGTGATCTGTCTGATGCACTCCAGCCTGGACGGCCGCACCCATCCCAGCCGCTGGCGTCCGAAGGGCGCGGGCACCGACTGGTTCGAGACGATCCATGAGGAGCTCGGCGGCGATGCCTGGGTCATCGGCCGCGTCACCGGGTCGGAGTTCGCCAAGGGCAAGCCGTACCCGACCGAGACGCGCGAGACATTTCCGCGCCAAAACTGGTTCGCTCGGCGCGACGCGAAAGCCTATGGCGTCGTGCTCGATGCGCAGGGCAAGATCGGCTGGGGCCGCTCGGACATCGGCGGCGACCCGATCGTCGTCGTGCTGACCGAGAGCGTGCCGGATTCGCATCTCGCAGGGCTGCGCGGCGAGGGCGTGTCCTATATCTTCGCCGGCAAGTCGGAAATCGACCTGGCGCTGGTGCTGGACATCCTCCACCGCGAGCTCGGCGTGAAGCGTCCCCTGGTCGAGGGCGGCGGCGTTGCCAATGGCGCGTTCCTGCGTGCCGGCCTGATCGACGAATTCAACCTGATCCTCAGTCCCGCAATCGACGGCGCCACCGGCGCGCCCTTCGTATTCTCCTCGACGGAAGCTGACAGCGACAAGCGTGCGCCGATCGCGGCGATGACGCTGGAGAGCATGCGCGAGCTAGGCGGCGGGGTCCTGCTGCTGCGCTACCTGATCAGGAACGATCCGCCGGCCGCAGGCCGGTGA
- a CDS encoding NAD(P)/FAD-dependent oxidoreductase, producing the protein MSDTSKHIVIVGAGAAGLMAARELARAGRKVTVLEARTRCGGRIHPLPASEFGYAAEGGAEFVHGEAPLTRRLLREAGLSLQAIEGEQWSFDGTTLSRERQDDAHEAELQAVLRDLQDDLPVAEFLRRHFAGDDYAPMRHSIERMVEGYDAADPERASTLALREEWMDGGHAPQARIDGGYGGLVDFLAADCRRHGVAIRLGCVVTAIEEGGREVVVRCAGGQGHGCDRVILTVPLPLLREIALPASARAKLAATNDIGFGNVIKILLRFARPWWRERQRDLAGMTFLLSDERIPVWWTQYPSRHAILTGWFGGPRTAELDGLDSQGLIEAGLDSLAAIFRLPREDVAGELVAAAATNWAHDRFARGAYSWATPRTRAAQAMLARADGRVLFSGEALYRGPDMGTVEAALASGLETAGNILRE; encoded by the coding sequence ATGTCCGATACGTCCAAGCACATCGTCATCGTCGGCGCCGGTGCCGCGGGCCTGATGGCGGCGCGCGAGCTGGCGCGGGCCGGCCGCAAGGTGACGGTGCTGGAAGCGCGCACGCGCTGCGGCGGCCGCATCCACCCGCTGCCGGCCTCGGAGTTCGGCTATGCCGCCGAGGGCGGCGCCGAATTCGTCCATGGCGAGGCACCGCTTACGCGTCGACTGCTGCGCGAGGCCGGGCTGTCGCTTCAGGCGATCGAAGGCGAGCAGTGGAGCTTCGACGGGACGACGCTCTCGCGCGAGCGGCAGGACGACGCCCACGAGGCCGAGCTGCAAGCCGTGCTGAGGGATTTGCAGGACGATCTCCCCGTTGCCGAATTCCTGCGCCGGCATTTTGCCGGGGACGATTATGCGCCGATGCGCCATTCGATCGAGCGGATGGTCGAGGGCTACGACGCGGCCGACCCCGAGCGCGCCTCGACCCTGGCGCTGCGCGAGGAATGGATGGATGGCGGGCATGCTCCGCAGGCGCGCATCGACGGCGGCTATGGCGGGCTGGTCGATTTCCTGGCGGCTGACTGCCGCAGGCACGGCGTCGCCATCCGTCTCGGCTGCGTGGTGACGGCGATCGAGGAGGGCGGTCGCGAGGTTGTCGTTCGCTGCGCCGGCGGCCAGGGACATGGCTGCGACCGGGTGATCCTCACGGTGCCGCTGCCCTTGCTGCGCGAGATCGCCCTGCCGGCGAGCGCGCGTGCGAAGCTTGCCGCCACCAACGACATCGGCTTCGGCAATGTCATCAAGATCCTGCTTCGCTTCGCGCGGCCATGGTGGCGCGAGCGGCAACGGGATCTCGCAGGCATGACCTTCCTGCTGTCAGACGAGAGGATCCCGGTGTGGTGGACGCAATATCCGAGCCGGCATGCGATACTCACCGGCTGGTTCGGCGGCCCGCGCACCGCGGAACTGGACGGCCTCGATTCGCAAGGACTGATCGAGGCCGGACTCGATTCGCTCGCCGCCATCTTCAGGCTGCCGCGCGAGGACGTCGCGGGCGAGCTCGTGGCGGCGGCGGCCACCAACTGGGCGCACGATCGCTTTGCCCGCGGCGCCTATTCCTGGGCGACACCGCGCACGCGCGCGGCGCAGGCGATGCTGGCGCGCGCCGATGGGAGGGTGCTGTTCTCCGGTGAGGCGCTCTATCGCGGGCCCGACATGGGCACGGTCGAAGCGGCGCTGGCGAGCGGCCTGGAGACCGCCGGGAACATTCTGCGAGAATAA